One Hippoglossus stenolepis isolate QCI-W04-F060 chromosome 9, HSTE1.2, whole genome shotgun sequence genomic region harbors:
- the LOC118114493 gene encoding uncharacterized protein LOC118114493, which translates to KQMVNLLVADMMEVHGRIPPTYVRTKYALGIITLFPCLRDPYSKNGYEHYYDAESGSGYLAWRIKTVQRSTAVQSRRCSTSATYQDGPKSKRDFLLTCKQLIGEECCEAISLMKHSADGSVVKEKMKATFQYRQALVRDQQGSSTVLDVFPRFLDTPGLIDQDFTMMFGEEASGRFLAKWPTFFQPRILADCKNQNSNEHVEDLLSAQQNSNELGWDSDLSSILLLVHLLPPTSKGHKKNAKISSYQAVNHVVRYLRIGTSVETFLARLEPGQPFLLCVGEQKNNIQRFYVIVDHKAIPCKAQTSLAAFDELFKAHFIFSVNYHESLNSFYTFIQTTVFNIDVGSAKECPRVKELRARFLHTDI; encoded by the exons AAACAGATGGTAAACCTACTGGTGGCTGACATGATGGAAGTTCATGG GAGGATCCCGCCAACCTATGTGCGAACAAAATATGCTCTTGGCATCATCACTCTGTTTCCCTGTCTCAGAGATCCATACTCAAAAAATGGATAT GAGCACTACTATGACGCAGAGAGTGGATCTGGCTACTTGGCCTGGAGGATAAAGACAGTGCAGCGCAGCACTGCTGTTCAGTCCCGGAGATGCTCCACCAGCGCTACCTATCAAGATGGTCCAAAGAGCAAGAGGGATTTTCTCCTGACTTGCAAGCAACTGATTGGTGAGGAATGCTGTGAGGCAATATCCTTAATGAAGCATTCAGCTGATGGATCAGTTGTCAAAGAGAAGATGAAGGCAACATTTCAGTACCGGCAAGCACTGGTTCGAGACCAGCAAGGCTCCTCAACAGTCCTGGATGTGTTCCCGCGTTTCCTCGATACTCCTGGCTTG ATTGATCAAGACTTCACTATGATGTTTGGAGAGGAGGCTTCTGGGCGATTTTTGGCAAAATGGCCCACTTTCTTCCAACCAAGGATCTTGGCAGACTGCAAGAACCAGAATTCTAATGAGCATGTTGAAGACCTCTTGTCTGCACAACAAAATTCAAATGAGTTGG GTTGGGACAGTGACCTGTCAAGCATTCTGCTGTTGGTTCACCTACTTCCCCCAACCTCAAAAGGGCACAAGAAGAATGCTAAAATTAGCTCATatcaagctgtcaatcatgttgtgAGATATCTGAGG ATTGGAACCAGTGTTGAGACCTTCCTTGCACGTTTGGAACCAGGACAGCCCTTCCTGCTGTGCGTTGGTGAACAGAAGAACAACATTCAACGGTTCTATGTCATCGTTGACCACAAGGCCATCCCTTGCAAGGCCCAGACATCCCTGGCCGCCTTCGATGAACTCTTCAAAGCACACTTCATCTTCAGTGTTAACTACCATGAATCCCTCAACAGCTTCTACACGTTCATCCAAACCACGGTGTTCAACATAGACGTGGGAAGTGCCAAGGAATGTCCCAGAGTCAAAGAGCTCAGAGCAAGGTTCCTGCACACTGACATTTGA
- the LOC118104372 gene encoding Golgi-associated plant pathogenesis-related protein 1 isoform X2 → MADESFQKEFLETHNAYRAKHGAPPLTLSSDMNDSSQKWADHLLQLGVFKHSDTKNGENIYNKTGSAAVTGKEAVDAWYGEIKDYNWSSPGFGMKTGHFTQVVWKDTTKLGVGVASAGTKAYVVAQYSPPGNMNMPGYFEKNVLEKDAGRRTA, encoded by the exons ATGGCAG ATGAAAGCTTTCAGAAGGAGTTCCTGGAGACTCACAATGCCTACAGGGCGAAGCATGGTGCGCCGCCACTGACGCTCAGCAGCGACATGAATGATTCATCTCAGAAATGGGCCGATCACTTGCTGCAGCTCGGTGTCTTCAAACACAGCGATACAAAGAATGGAGAGAACATCTACAACAAGACTGGCTCCGCGGCCGTGACAG gGAAAGAAGCTGTGGATGCGTGGTACGGTGAGATCAAAGACTACAACTGGAGCAGTCCTGGGTTCGGCATGAAAACTG GGCATTTTACTCAGGTGGTTTGGAAAGACACCACTAAACTGGGCGTGGGTGTAGCCTCTGCTGGTACCAAGGCCTATGTGGTCGCCCAATATTCTCCACCTGGCAACATGAACATGCCGGGATACTTCGAGAAAAACGTCCTTGAGAAAG ATGCGGGGCGCAGGACGGCCTGA
- the LOC118115607 gene encoding Golgi-associated plant pathogenesis-related protein 1-like, with product MIHLRNGPITWWSSVPKKHSGSAENIYKKIGSTAVTGKEVVDFWYSEIKDYNWSSPGSDWKTVGHFTQVVWKDTIKLGVGVASVGTNVYVVAQYSPPGNMKGNYEKNVLEKDAGSRTA from the exons ATGATTCATCTCAGAAATGGGCCGATCACTTGGTGGAGCTCGGTGCCCAAAAAACACAGCGGTTCTGCAGAGAACATCTACAAAAAAATTGGCTCCACGGCCGTGACAG gGAAAGAAGTTGTGGATTTCTGGTACAGTGAGATCAAAGACTACAACTGGAGCAGTCCTGGGTCAGACTGGAAAACTG TAGGGCATTTTACTCAGGTGGTTTGGAAAGACACCATTAAACTGGGCGTGGGTGTAGCCTCTGTTGGTACCAATGTCTATGTGGTCGCCCAATATTCTCCACCTGGCAACATGAAGGGAAACTACGAGAAAAACGTCCTTGAGAAAG ATGCGGGGAGCAGGACGGCCTGA
- the LOC118104372 gene encoding Golgi-associated plant pathogenesis-related protein 1 isoform X1, whose protein sequence is MADESFQKEFLETHNAYRAKHGAPPLTLSSDMNDSSQKWADHLLQLGVFKHSDTKNGENIYNKTGSAAVTGKEAVDAWYGEIKDYNWSSPGFGMKTGHFTQVVWKDTTKLGVGVASAGTKAYVVAQYSPPGNMNMPGYFEKNVLEKGSGQVGKGTGSSPSGGSDKSQRKRCTLL, encoded by the exons ATGGCAG ATGAAAGCTTTCAGAAGGAGTTCCTGGAGACTCACAATGCCTACAGGGCGAAGCATGGTGCGCCGCCACTGACGCTCAGCAGCGACATGAATGATTCATCTCAGAAATGGGCCGATCACTTGCTGCAGCTCGGTGTCTTCAAACACAGCGATACAAAGAATGGAGAGAACATCTACAACAAGACTGGCTCCGCGGCCGTGACAG gGAAAGAAGCTGTGGATGCGTGGTACGGTGAGATCAAAGACTACAACTGGAGCAGTCCTGGGTTCGGCATGAAAACTG GGCATTTTACTCAGGTGGTTTGGAAAGACACCACTAAACTGGGCGTGGGTGTAGCCTCTGCTGGTACCAAGGCCTATGTGGTCGCCCAATATTCTCCACCTGGCAACATGAACATGCCGGGATACTTCGAGAAAAACGTCCTTGAGAAAG GTAGTGGACAAGTGGGGAAAGGAACAGGCAGCAGCCCCAGTGGGGGTTCTGACAAGAGCCAAAGGAAACGTTGCACACTGCTATAG